One window of the Candidatus Bathyarchaeota archaeon genome contains the following:
- a CDS encoding glycine cleavage system protein H — protein MRVDDYEVPEGLYYSRDWIWVKREGDKVRIGITDYAQKQLKDVVFAELPKSGDKIVK, from the coding sequence GTGAGGGTTGATGACTACGAGGTTCCAGAGGGCTTGTATTACTCTAGAGATTGGATCTGGGTTAAGAGGGAGGGAGACAAGGTAAGGATCGGCATAACTGACTATGCTCAGAAGCAGCTTAAAGATGTGGTATTCGCCGAACTTCCAAAGTCAGGGGATAAGATAGTGAAG